CGCCATCTCCGGCGGCGGTTCGAAGATTGTCGATACGATCGGCGAGCGCGTGACCGCCTATGCCGCGGCGCGACAGGAACTCGATGGGATCTGGAAGAAGCTCACCGATTTCGCCGAACTGCAGAAGCAGACGGCTGGCACCGAGCGCACCCAGGCAAACAGCATCTCCGTCATGACCACCGGCCTCGGCATCCTTCTGTCGATCCTCGGCGGCATCGCCCTGGTGCTGACGCTGCAGCGGCCGATCAGTCAGATCACCGGCGCCATGCGCCGCATCGCCGAAGGCGCCCTGGATACCAGCATATCGGGCGAGCAGCGCCACGATGAAATCGGCGACATGGCACGGGCGCTCGGCATCTTCAAGGAAAATGCGATCTCGAAGATCCGCATCGAGGAACAGAGCGACGAGGAGCGCGCTGCCGCCGAACACGAGCGCCAGCGCAACGATGCCGAAAAGCGCGAAATGGACCGTCAGATCGAATTCGCGGTCAATGCACTCGCCGCCGGCCTTGAACGCATGTCGCAGGGCGATATCTCGACGACGATCGAAACGCCTTTTATCGGCCGTCTCGAACAGCTGCGTCAAGATTTCAACGGTTCGATGCTGCGCCTGCAGGCGACGATGAGCCAGATCCGCGACAATGTGGAACTGATCCAGGGCAATGGCAACCAGATGGCCCAGTCGGCCGAGGATCTCTCCAAGCGCACGGAACAACAGGCCGCTTCGCTTGAAGAGACCGCGGCTGCCGTCGATCAGATCACCGTCACGGTCCGCTCGTCGGCCGAACGCGCCAAGGATGCCGACCAGATCGTGCGCCAGGCCAAGCGCAGCGCCGACGATTCCGCCGTCGTCGTCAGCAATGCGATTGACGCCATGGGCCGCATCGAGGAAGCCTCGCGCCAGATCGAACAGATTATCGGCGTCATCGATGAGATTGCCTTCCAGACCAATTTGCTGGCGCTCAACGCCGGCATCGAGGCGGCCCGCGCCGGCGAAGCCGGCAAGGGCTTTGCGGTCGTCGCCATGGAAGTCCGTGAACTTGCCCAGCGCTCCGCCGCCGCGGCTCAGGAGATCAAGGGTCTGATCAACAAATCGACCAATGAGGTCAGCTCCGGCTCGCAATTCGTGCAGGAGACCGGCACGGTGCTCGCCAAGATCAGCGCGCAGATCGTCACGATCAGCCAGCATGTCGAGATGATCGCCCGCGCCAGCCACGATCAGTCCAACGCACTGCAGAGCGTCAACTCGACGGTCAATCAGATGGACCAGATGACGCAGAAGAACGCCGCCATGGTCGAGGAGACCACTGCCGCCAGCCGCGAACTGGCCGACGAGGCCGATGCACTGCGCCGCCTCATCCAGCAGTTCAAGATTGACGGCGGGGTGGGTGAAGCGCGCGTCTACCGCGCCGCCTGATCAAGGCTCGATTTCCATTCTTTCGACGGTCCCGGTTTCCGGGGCCGTTTGCATGTTGGCAGGCCCCGATCAGCCGCCTCGGCAGGTCAACGGAATGTCCGAAAACGGGGCGGCTGAATATCAGGCCGATCCAGATTTACGGAAAATTTTCCTTAACGCTTTTCCTCTAATTTAGCCCTCGTTGTGCCGCCGGGGGTTTTGATGCCGCGCCTTTTCTCTGCATCCATCGTCCGCCAGATCGTCGCGATCACGCTGTTTCTGCTGGCGATCAGCACAGCGGCTATTGTCGGCGTGACCTATTACAATCTGAGCCGCCATGTGATGGATGGTGCCGTCTCCGACGCTCGGGACGCCGCCCGCGCCATGGCTGTCCTCTACGGCGCAGCCGATCAGTCTGCGAAGGTCGAAGTCAAGGACAACCAGCTTTCCGCCGTCACCGAAGAGGCCATTCCGGCCCTTGCCGATCATTCGCTGGTCGACCGCACGGCGCAGTCGATTTCCGGCGTTGCGACCATCTTCCAGAAGCAGGGCAGCGACTACGTCCGCATATCCACCAACGTCAAGAAGGAAAACGGCGATCGCGCCGTCGGCACCAAGCTTGCAGCCGAGCACCCGGCCCAGTCGGTTCTTGCCCGGGGCGAGGCCTATTTTGGCCCGGCCGAGCTGTTCGGCCGCAAGTTCATGACCGGTTATTTCCCGATCAAGAACGCATCGAACGCCAATGTCGGCATTCTCTTCATCGGCATTCCGATGGAGTTCTATTATCAGCGCATGAACGAATTGCTGATCCTGGTTCTCGGCATTGGCGCCGTCGTCATGCTGCTCGTCGGCGTTCTCGCCTTCTGTACGATCCGCCTATCGGTAAAGCCTTTGCAGGCGCTGACCGCAAGCGTCCATTCGATCTCTTCGGGCGATCTCGATGGGGCGATCCCCTGTCTCGAGAAGAAGAATGAGTTCGGTGAGATCGGCCGCGCCCTCTCGCTCTTCCGCGACAGCGCTCGCGCCCGGCGCGACCTGGAAACCGAGGCTGCCGAACAGCGGGCCCTCAGCGACGCCGAGCGCGCCCGCAACGATGCCGACAAGCGCTCGCTCGACAGCCAGATCGACTTCGCCGTCAACCAGCTTGCCGCCGGCCTTGGGCGCCTGTCCCAGGGTGATGTCTCGCAAACGATCGGCACACCCTTCGTCGGCCGACTGGAGCAGCTGCGCGTCGATTTCAACGCATCGCTGCTGCGGCTCCAGGATACGCTCTCCGGCATCCGCGACAGCGCCTCGACGATCCAGCGCAACAGCGGCGCCGTGTCCGCCTCTGCCGATGAGCTTTCCAAGCGAACCGAGGCGCAGGCGGCAAATCTCGAGGAAACCGCCGCTGCGGTCGAAGAGATCACCGTCACGGTTCGTTCTTCCGCCGAGCGCGCCCGTGAAGCCAACAATGTCGTCGCCGCGACCAAGAAGACGGCCGACAATTCCGGGACCGTCGTCGGCGATGCCGTCGCTGCCATGCAGCGCATCGAAGGGGCCTCGCAGCGGATCGAACACATCATCGAGGTGATCGACGATATCGCCTTCCAGACCAATCTTCTGGCGCTCAACGCCGGTATCGAGGCGGCACGGGCGGGCGAGGCCGGCAAGGGCTTTGCCGTCGTCGCCCAGGAGGTCCGCGAGCTTGCCCAGCGTTCGGCCGATGCGGCGCGCGAGATCAAGTCGCTGATCGAAACATCCAGCCGGGAAGTGACGGCTGGCTCCGAGCTGGTCCAGAGGACCGGCAGCGTACTTGCCTCCATCAGCCAGGAAATCATTGCGATCAGCGGCCATGTCGAAACCATCGCCACCGCCAGCCGCGACCAGTCGGCGGCGCTGCAGGAGGTCAACGGTTCGGTAAACGCCATGGACCAGATGACCCAGAAGAACGCCTCGATGGTTGCCGAGACGACGCAGGCAAGCCGCCTGCTCGCCGGCGAAGCCGACACGTTGATGGCGCTCATCGAGCGTTTCCGCCTCGGCGCAGAACCGGCGGTCGCTCACCTCGGCGCAAGGAAAGTCGCCTGAGGAACCCGGCCGTGGCGGCCGCAGGATTGCGCCGCAACATTGCGGCGTCTTCCGTTCGATGCAAGACGCCTTAACGTCAGGTCGAGCGAGGTAACCCAGGCCGCGAAGCGGACGATGCTGCTGTCTCCGAACTCGGCATAGAACCGCTCTTCATCCGCCTTGGAGCCGCTTGGCTTGCTGTAACGCCGATATCCGTGGACGCCGGCGATGGTGATCATGTCGAACATGGCGATGTCCTTTCTGTTAGACATCACTTCATTTAGGCGTCAAAATTCTCTTCATAAACAGAGAAAATCCCGCTATGTTTTTCATCAATGAAAAACGCGAATTGGGATTCCTACCAGCTTTTCCTGCAGGTCGCCCGGCTCGGCGGCTTGACCGGAGCGAGTGCTGCCAGCGGGCTCAGTCCCGCGACGGTCGGCCGGCGCATGCTCGATCTCGA
This DNA window, taken from Rhizobium etli CFN 42, encodes the following:
- a CDS encoding methyl-accepting chemotaxis protein; translation: MLIDKILSRFRIKTKVLIFVLPFVVTISAVGLTGLYASGLLQGRMEISNSVLQSLSGFKDLYGSMDDFLRVTSPEARDKLLSDLKTQQGVLDQTLDQVGEEAAGRDSLAEASRRTKDISSVVDKLWGLHEQEQKLHEQIDAAQKSLISTRFTVSYQADELQTALQRDEGAATITLRTADRLLKGGDFLGSVASGYSKPQTPEEKIAYIKEQLPEITKSQRLIAISVPTNQKNVIDSLAATIDSIKTIAEMPSPTEENITELGRLVSRFRQTSTYTQLTATQKMREATQRFAELEGRIAQTNSVLQDTRRLENSVYALQIVLSDFLSNSSKENLVRLQQQTGTLGKDMEVLTTSAKGMGFAEGISDAIKPALDAISGGGSKIVDTIGERVTAYAAARQELDGIWKKLTDFAELQKQTAGTERTQANSISVMTTGLGILLSILGGIALVLTLQRPISQITGAMRRIAEGALDTSISGEQRHDEIGDMARALGIFKENAISKIRIEEQSDEERAAAEHERQRNDAEKREMDRQIEFAVNALAAGLERMSQGDISTTIETPFIGRLEQLRQDFNGSMLRLQATMSQIRDNVELIQGNGNQMAQSAEDLSKRTEQQAASLEETAAAVDQITVTVRSSAERAKDADQIVRQAKRSADDSAVVVSNAIDAMGRIEEASRQIEQIIGVIDEIAFQTNLLALNAGIEAARAGEAGKGFAVVAMEVRELAQRSAAAAQEIKGLINKSTNEVSSGSQFVQETGTVLAKISAQIVTISQHVEMIARASHDQSNALQSVNSTVNQMDQMTQKNAAMVEETTAASRELADEADALRRLIQQFKIDGGVGEARVYRAA
- a CDS encoding methyl-accepting chemotaxis protein, with amino-acid sequence MPRLFSASIVRQIVAITLFLLAISTAAIVGVTYYNLSRHVMDGAVSDARDAARAMAVLYGAADQSAKVEVKDNQLSAVTEEAIPALADHSLVDRTAQSISGVATIFQKQGSDYVRISTNVKKENGDRAVGTKLAAEHPAQSVLARGEAYFGPAELFGRKFMTGYFPIKNASNANVGILFIGIPMEFYYQRMNELLILVLGIGAVVMLLVGVLAFCTIRLSVKPLQALTASVHSISSGDLDGAIPCLEKKNEFGEIGRALSLFRDSARARRDLETEAAEQRALSDAERARNDADKRSLDSQIDFAVNQLAAGLGRLSQGDVSQTIGTPFVGRLEQLRVDFNASLLRLQDTLSGIRDSASTIQRNSGAVSASADELSKRTEAQAANLEETAAAVEEITVTVRSSAERAREANNVVAATKKTADNSGTVVGDAVAAMQRIEGASQRIEHIIEVIDDIAFQTNLLALNAGIEAARAGEAGKGFAVVAQEVRELAQRSADAAREIKSLIETSSREVTAGSELVQRTGSVLASISQEIIAISGHVETIATASRDQSAALQEVNGSVNAMDQMTQKNASMVAETTQASRLLAGEADTLMALIERFRLGAEPAVAHLGARKVA